The stretch of DNA TTTTAATTTTATCAACTATTAAAATAATAACATTATGAAGAAAATTGCCGCTACTAAAATAATTAAAAACGCCGGACAGCTAATAACAGTGAATGCCCCTGGCCCTATTGGTCCCAGGTCTGGCAAGGCAATGTCCGACTTGGGCATTATTAATAAAGGAGCGGTTGCATTTGCCAGTTCCCGCATCATTGCTGTTGGCGAAACTAAAAAAGTCATGCGGGATGTGGCTATAACCAAACGAACTAAAGTAATAGATGCCGCCGGACAGCTTGTTGCGCCCGGTTTGGTTGATTGCCATTCTCATCCGGTTTGGGCTGGCAATCGCTCGAATGAATTTGAGATGCGACTGCAGGGTAAAAGCTATTTGGATATCGCCAAGGAGGGCGGCGGTATTAAAGCCACTGTCAAGGCAACTCGAAAAGCCTCAGCTAATACTCTATTCAAAAACGGGATGAAAGCCTTAACTGAAATGCTTAAAAATGGAGCCACTACAATTGAGGGCAAATCCGGTTATGGATTAACCCTTAAAGATGAAATCAAGATGTTGAAGGTTTTGCAAAGGCTAAACAAAGAGCATGATGTTGATGTGGTTCCGACATTTCTCGGCGCTCATGAAATACCTGATGAATATAAAGGCAATCCTGATAAATACCTGGGCTTGGTTTGCGGCGAGATGATACCAGCCGTAGTAGAGGCAAAACTGGCGGAGTTCTGCGATGTCTTTTGCGAAAAAGGCGTTTTTAATCTAAAGCAAACACGTATGGTATTACAAACAGCGCAGGCATTTGGAATGAAATTGAAAATCCATGCCGACCAATTAACCTCTATTGGCGGAGCGGAACTTGCGGCTGAATTCGGCGCTATCTCTGCCGACCATCTCGACTGCATTAGCAATGAGGGCATTTTGCTGATAAAAAAAGCCGGCGTTATTCCTGTTCTTCTGCCGGGAAGCGTTTTCATTTTGGGAGTTAAAAAGAAAGCTCCGGCTCGCAAATTAATAAACGAAGGCTTGCCTGTTGCTCTTGGGACTGATCTTAACCCGGGCTCATCCTCAATTCACTCTATGCCGATTACGATGAGTTTAGCCTGTATCGAGTTTAAGATGACTCCTGCCGAGGTTTGGTGCGCCGCCACCTTAAATGCCGCTTTTGCTATCAATAGAGGCAATATTGTCGGCAGTCTGGCGCCGGGGAAAAAGGCTGATGTTGTAATCTGGGAGGCGGAGGATTATCGGGATATTCCCTACTGGTTCGGCAAAAATTCTGTCGCTCGCATCTTTAAAAACGGGCACGATTTAGAATTATGAGAAGCGTTTTAGCATCATTTCTAACAATGTCTATGCTTTTTTTCGCTTGTGGTGTCTATACATTTTCGCCCTCAGCGCTGGGCGGTGTAAAGACTATTGCGATACAACAGTTTACAAATAACACCACCGAATATGGAATCAATGACCTTGTTGCCGATCAGGTTAATCAGGCGTTTATTGATGACAATACTCTCAGAGTTGTTTCCGATGAACAGGCCGATATAATATTGATTGGCGCGGTTGTCGCATATTCTCATGAACCATATACATATAATGAAGCTGAGAGCGTGCAGGAGTATGTATGCCGTATCAGCCTGAAAATCAAGATAGAATATGCCGATTCTGAAAAAATCCTGTGGGAGGATAATAAGCTTTCCGATTACGGAATATATTCAGTTACAGGATCCACCGGAAATCAAACTCAGGATGATGCAAACCAGGCGGCTATCGAAAAACTTGTTGAGGAAATTTTGAACCGAACAGTTAAAGGGTGGTAAAACATATATGAACATTCAGGCTGAAATGAGGATACTTTAAAAACAGATTAATTAAAATATTATGGTGTAAACGATAGCTAACTTAACGTAATTTGGCGGAGATAATATGAGAATTATAACAACAACAGCAATTATCTTGATGATAAATATAGCGGTTTGGGCGGGCAGCGATGATGTTGGGACAACAGCTTATCCATTCTTAAAAGTAGGCGTAAGCGCCAAATCTCAGGCTATGGCAGGGGCTTTCGTTGGTCTGGCGGATGATTTAAGCAGTTTGCACTGCAACCCGGCAGGCTTGACCGCTCCGGTTTATGATTTGTCTGTGTATGATGATTACAATGAAGAAGAATATGACGATACCGATGAATTCATATCAAAAGCCTATATCGAATCTCGCTTGGATAAACCTAATAAATTTTTCGCAACGTATATGGATTATCTTCTCGACTTCCAGACCGGTTATATAGGATATGCACGTTATCTCAATGAGCTTAGCTCGATTGGTTTTTCCTTGCAATACCAGGATTATGGAACCTTCGACCGGCGTGAGAGCGATAATAGCCCAAACGGCACATTTAGCGCTTATGATATGGCCTTTGGTCTAACTTATTCCAAAAGATTAAATCGCGAATTGTCTCTTGGGATTACTGCTAAGTTTATTATCGAGAAGATAGATTCAGCTTCCTCGGATGCTATAGCTTTAGATTTAGGCAGCTTGTATCGTTTTAGGGGAGGCAGAACCAGCTTGGGATTAGCTGTAAAAAATATGGGAACTCAGCTTAAAGGATTTACCAAATCACATAAAGACCCATTGCCGGTGATGGTGGATTTGGGTTTCTCGCACTCATTGCAAGGCATGCCTATGACAATCAACGGTGATATTACATATCCTTTCGATAATAATCCGTTTTTTGCTTTTGGCGCTCAATGGGAATCTTTCAAGCCGTTTTTCCTTCGATTGG from Candidatus Zixiibacteriota bacterium encodes:
- a CDS encoding imidazolonepropionase; the protein is MKKIAATKIIKNAGQLITVNAPGPIGPRSGKAMSDLGIINKGAVAFASSRIIAVGETKKVMRDVAITKRTKVIDAAGQLVAPGLVDCHSHPVWAGNRSNEFEMRLQGKSYLDIAKEGGGIKATVKATRKASANTLFKNGMKALTEMLKNGATTIEGKSGYGLTLKDEIKMLKVLQRLNKEHDVDVVPTFLGAHEIPDEYKGNPDKYLGLVCGEMIPAVVEAKLAEFCDVFCEKGVFNLKQTRMVLQTAQAFGMKLKIHADQLTSIGGAELAAEFGAISADHLDCISNEGILLIKKAGVIPVLLPGSVFILGVKKKAPARKLINEGLPVALGTDLNPGSSSIHSMPITMSLACIEFKMTPAEVWCAATLNAAFAINRGNIVGSLAPGKKADVVIWEAEDYRDIPYWFGKNSVARIFKNGHDLEL
- a CDS encoding PorV/PorQ family protein, translated to MRIITTTAIILMINIAVWAGSDDVGTTAYPFLKVGVSAKSQAMAGAFVGLADDLSSLHCNPAGLTAPVYDLSVYDDYNEEEYDDTDEFISKAYIESRLDKPNKFFATYMDYLLDFQTGYIGYARYLNELSSIGFSLQYQDYGTFDRRESDNSPNGTFSAYDMAFGLTYSKRLNRELSLGITAKFIIEKIDSASSDAIALDLGSLYRFRGGRTSLGLAVKNMGTQLKGFTKSHKDPLPVMVDLGFSHSLQGMPMTINGDITYPFDNNPFFAFGAQWESFKPFFLRLGWSSAGLDYKTGSDNDIYGGFAAGFGYQFKDYLLDYAYSSYADIANVHRITIAAQF